GATAAAGGCCCCTAACCATCACCCCTGATGTGTTCCTTAAGTCAAATCAGTAGAGTTCAACAGCCCAAAGCACCCCTTTGCGTTTCATTCAACAAGAACGTGCTTGTTTCTCAGCACGTTTGTGTTCATACCTCCCACCCTCCAATATGGTAAAACAAAGGCAAAGACCCCACAGTCTGTGCACAAAAATGATACATTTATTGAaagagtatttttttcttaatacaaaAGAAAGCTCTGTACATAGGACTGTGACCATGTCCACTATTCCTGGGTCAGCATCCCAGGGGAAGTAGAAACCACTAACATACACACCCCAcattcgcacacacacacattcactcgggcacacgcgcacacacacatacacaccccagagccaccaaggaagggaAACACCAAGGGTCGCTGCATGTAAAAATGCCACCTTATCCTTGACGCACGCATGTTCTCCCAAGGCCACGCTCACACAACACACATTATAAGCACTTTGCCTGATTCACTCACTGGGTCTGTCTTttgtgggaaggagaggaggaattCATCAAGGTCTCCTCCCCAGCGTGAGGGAGaggggagtgagtgagtgatggtGGAGTGAAAACAAAGAGTAGAGAAAAGGGGCTGGGCAGTTGCAGACCTGAGTCCCAAGCTCCCCCACTCTCTGACCCCTGATTTGCCATGCCCCAATCCATAAGCCACCCATAAGTCCCCTGCTATCTTCTGGAGAAAGCCAGAAAGATGGCTTCCATCTTGGCACCCCAAACTGGGGCAAGACAGCAAAGGGGGTTAGAGGTCCGGAGGTTCTCAAACATGTCGGCAAATCGTCCCCATGATAATTAGGTTGTATGTATAAACTTCCCCCACCCCTTCACCTAATCACAGAAGCAGGCTTGTTTCTACTCAAGGCAGACCTAAGGGGTTAATAAAACTCCACCCACACCCCCACTGCCCTGTTCTGAAAAAGCTCCCTCTTTGATACAGGTGGTGAAGGTAGGCTCTGACACAGGGTAAAAGACCCTCCGCCATGTTGGCCCACCCTCAAGATCTACCCCAAAGGGGGCAGAGGGGGTGGGGCACGGCCCCTGTACAAATTACATAAATACTGAGGTTacacttagaaaaataaagtcattttcttCAAGGCtttttgtcttaattttaaaaagttacagtAGCTGCTCACTCCCTGGGAGAGCTGCCATTTCTGGCTCCCCTAACCCCACACTCAGCCCAAGAGCTGCTCCCATTTCTTCTGCCCCCCAATCCTGCCTCTCGCCCCCTCCCAGACCccaccctgctcactgcaacttgGGCCCCAGGCAGCTGTAGGCCTGGGGGCGCGCAAGGCTGCAATGCCCATGCATGTGGCACAAATGAAGTCAGTTGCCTCTgacaccctcccaccccccacccacatttggtctccctcctccctctccctagCAACAGCTCTGAAGGGCAAAAAGAGGCCCAGAGCTGTGGGTCACCCTCCCCACCCCGTTGGGGCATGGCCTGAGGGCCCCTCCCCCGGTTTTCTCCTGGAAACAACCCAGGACCGGGCAATCTCCCCCCCCACACTGGCGAGCCCCAAGCTCATGGGGTGGCTCTGTCCCCAGAGGCCCAGCCAGTTCCGGGGAGCCTCAGGGCTCCCCAGGGAAGGGGAGCTTGGGCAGGGAGGGGGACGAGAAAAACGccataaaaaaaagttaaatattttaaaaatatatatttatagatttgTTTTCACTTCGTCTCctcaaataaaaagttcaaaatcaACTTTAAGTAaagcagctgggaggagaggggggaaGACAGGGGAACATGGGTAGTTCCCTCCAAGCCAGCAGCCCCTGGAGTTCCGAAGGGAgcggcagggcagggcaggtcGCCCTGGGACTCTGCTgtgctggagcacaggctctgctgCTCAGGAGCTGTAGGGGCCACAGACCTGGCTTGAGGGAAGAAGCCCCATCTCCCCAGCTGGCTCCctgaggggcagggggcaggctcTTTTGACCCAGCCTGTGGCAGACACAGTGCTGATGTGGGGTCAGCAAGGAGACTGGGGAGAGGGcaaccgccccccccaccccccgccccggcaCCGGCACCGGCTGCTTCCTCAGGGGGACACAGTGCCGAGTCCCACAGAGAACTGTGTGTGTGACGGTGGTGGGGGGCACGGTCCCATCGGGTAAGCTAATACTCATGGAAAACATGGAGCCAAGCTGGCAAGGGGAGTCTGAGGAGGGAGGGCAGCCCCACCGGCAACAGAAATGGGAGGCGGAGCTagagggggggagggggcgggaggccggggtggagggcaggctgGCCCATTTCTTTGGCTGGAGTGAGAGGGCTCAGTCCTGTGGCTGCCCACGCTCCTCCCCGCCTCCCTCCTGCGGCCCGTCAACATGTGTGTAAAGAAAACGTGAAAAGGCAACAATAAATAAGTGGTGCCGTCCCTTAGGCCATCTGTCCAGGGCGGCAGGGCGGATCAGTCACTCTTGGTGCTGTGGGCGGCATCCAGGTTCACCACCTGTAATTCGGTGAGGTTGCTGCTGCTCCCGGCCTGCTGCCCTATCACAGCCATCTGAAGGGAAGGGGGTATGTAAGGAGGAGGTGGGGATCTGGAACTGACTGGCCAGCTCAGGCtgccccctgcctgcctgcccacctgcccaccaCCCAGGCCTGACCAGGAAAACGGACAGGCCTCCCGGCTAAGGATCTTGGCTTGGACCACCTAGTAATGAAATCCCCCAAGTCAAGATAAAGAAGAGGCTGGCTGGCTGGAATGGAAGGTGCCCTCACCTACCTGGTGAAGCTGAACTGCAGAAACGGGGATCTGCACTGTCCCAGATGGTGCTGTGAGGAACACCTGGGGGACGCCACCTGCATGACATAACCACAGGAGAGACTCAAATCACTTGCTCCAGAGAAACTTCCAGATTTTGCAGGTGTGATGATAAGTGCACAAGTTGACTGAGTGAGTCTCAGATGTAAATGCCCAAGGGTGAGTGTCCAAATGTGTCaagtgtgcatgtgagtgtgggTGTTCGAGTGCATGTGGAagcatctgtgtgtgtatacatataggtATGTGTGTGAGCATCTGgtttgggtatgtgtgtgtgcatgtgagttgAGGGGaggcatgtgagtgtgtgtgtgcgtgtctgtgtgtgtgagggaggaAATGGTCCTCCTTTCTGCAGCCCTGCCCCTGACTCACCTTGCTCCTGGACCTGGCTGTGGGACACCTGCATGGTGGATGGCGCCTGGGAGAAGGCATTGAGCACAGTGAGGCTGCCATCAGCCAGGCCCGAGGTGGGCGCATACATCACCGCATGGGGGCTGGGGTACATCATGTGGCCGCCCACAGTTGTGGGCACAGATGACGTCATGATGGTGGCAGGCAACGTCACTGGCAAACACAGACACACGTCAGGGAGGTCGGCACTGGTGCTGACTGAgagcccccatcccatccccaggAACTCCAGGCCTCCAGAGCCCTCCTGCCATTTCCCAGGTCGAAACCTAGACAAAGCTCCTTCCTCCGTTCCCTGTCATCGACTGAGAAAagccttatttttttcttgaacaCAACCACACCAACCTTTCAGTGTATCCTATCACATCGTTCTATTTGATTATATATCTGCTTTGTTCCAAGACCCCAAGGCCCTGGGAAAAACAAAGATTACAATGACTGACCCAAGCCAAGGAGACTCAGATCCTCTTCTCTGAGAGAGAGGCTCCACCCCATTTCTCATCTGTTCTtactcctcctccctcttcctcaaCATGCGGCTGATAACCAGCTTTAAAACAAGCACTTCTCCAATGTTGATGTGCGTACAATCACCAGGGGATCTTGTTAGaagtgcagattctgattcaatagGTTTGGGGTGAGGcttgagagtctgcatttctatcaagctcccaggtgatgctggtccTCCTTCCACAGACCAAACTTTGTGTAACAGGGTTGTGATTAACAAGAACTTCAAAGCAATTTTATTTTGGAAGTGTCTGATCATTTCTAAAATGACTAGAGACATGGAGGGGACTTATGATTACTCAAAAGCTAGGATACCCTCCCACAAGGAGACAACTGCTCTGTAAATCCTTCCTGGCAATTGAGCAAATGTGTGTCTATAGGAAAGGAACTTCTTTCAGGGCCTCAGGCTTTTCACCTGAGTGAGAAGAAGAGTGGCCTCAATGGTCCCCAATTTCTTCCTGAAATCCACAGCCCCACTGCAGGGCAGGATTCAAAACTAGCCATCCTCACCTGACTTTCTCATAAGGATTAGGGAAAGGGTTAACCCAAAAGCCTCAGTCTCCACATTAAGAAATTTGCTGACCTTAGTTACAGGATGGATAATCCTGGGCACCTGCTGCTAGGTCTCATgaatgaggcagggcagggaggtgacAGAGTTTCAAGCTATACCTGTCCCGCTGGAGGAGGTCTGCGTGAGGTCTGTGCTGCTGTCACGAGAGGGAGACGCTTGCTGTGGGGCCTGGTGCACCTGAATGGCCTGCACTGGGACCTGCTGGGCCACTGCCCCACCTAGAAGACACAGAGACTTACTCGTGCTCTGTcctacccaccaccaccaccaccaccttcacCAAGCTCCCTCAAACACCCCCAGGCCCAGGGGCTGCCATTCTATCCCCAACTCCCATCACTATCCTTCCTGAGAGCCAAAGAGGCCCCTGAGGTCCAGAATCTTATCTCCAGGGGCTTCCATACTCTGTTCTTgcccttccctctttcccctgCCCCAGACCCTGCCTCTACACTCTCTGGTTGACACAGGAGCAGGCACCCATCCATCAAGGACACAATCTGCCTTCCAGTCAAGGCAGGGAAGTGGTAGAATGTctcctgtccctgtggcagtggGGGCACAGGGCTGGGCTTGCTAGGCAAGGCCGGAGTATATGGTGGAAATTTACTGACAAGGACAGTTCAAGTCCCAAGGGGGAGGGGCATGCCTACCAATGGGACATAAGAGGCTTCTATCAGGCTCTGGCCCCTGTCCTTCCTCCTTCTAATTAAGAAAAGACATTCTCCTTGCACCAGCCCTAAACCCACTCTTAGAATGCTCAGTTTGCCCCTTGCGACTCACCGGGCATAAGGGTGAAGCTGGTAGGCAGCTGCATGAGGCCTCCGGAAGAAACGGGGCCGCTGCCTGTACTCTTCAGCACAGTCCCGTTGGCACTGCTGACAGCGCTGGGGCTGACGCTAGCAGACACTGGTGCCAGGTAGTTGGTGATGGGAAAGGAGGGGCCACTGCTGACTTGCATGGTGGTAGAGGTGCTGGGTGCTGTCTGGATGGTGGAGGTGGTACCCGGCAGGTTGGTGACGGTAAACGCCGGCTTCAGTGTATCCTACACACCCAGAGTAAAGATGGAGTGGTGAGCCTCCCCCAGATCCTGCTTCTGAGATAGATTTCTCAGTTTTTCAGGGAACTTAGGGTTTGAGAGCGATTTGAGGGGTCTGGCAATGAAGCACCAAAGACTTCATACATTCAACAAAATGTCCTGGGAATAAACTAACCCTACCACTAAAATATTGGGGAGTTTAGAACGCGGACTCTCCCCTCAGGGAACCTTTGTTcttagaagaagaaggagaatgcCACGAGCTGAGAACCAAGCCCAGAGAACTGAGTGGGGCTCGGATCCTGGAGGTGGGTCAGCGCCGGACGTTGGCTAAGCAGTGGAGCTCGAAGCCTCTGATTGGCGGAGGCGTTGCTAAGGCAAACAGTGCCGCTTCCTCCGATTGGCCAGTTCGTGAAGGGCCACCCGGAAGGTGGAGCTCCCGAGAGCAGTAAGAGGAGGAAGCCCCGCCCCCTCTCCTTACCGGGAAAAGGAAGGGGGAGGCGTAACCAGGGCCGGCATCCCTAACAGCCGAGTGAATACACTCCCTAACGTGCGCAGGCCCGGACATCCTGAAGAGGCAGGCGGCTGGCTAGTAAGGTAGTCTCTAGCGTAGCCAATCAGCCGGCCTGCTGACAGTGCTGGCTTCCCAGGACCCTGGAACCCATAAGTGCTCCCTTCCTATTCCTGGGCGACCCAGTCAGCCAGGAGGGCAGGGCTAAACaacgcccccgcccccagcagggAGACAGCTGGCGGGAGGAATGCAAGAGCCCTGCCAGGCAGGCGGGCTGCAGGCGGGAGGCCGGCGTGGAGCCGGAGCCGGCCTTATATGGGCACGGAGGCCGCCCGCTTATCTAGGGGGCCGGCCTCCTGTCAGGATAGCAAGGATGGACACCTGTACCCTAAGATGTGGGGCACTAACCCGGCTCCACTCCACATCAGTAGGCACCTATCCACCTGTCCCGGCTAAAGGAGAAAGACCCCTTCTTCCCCTCTCTGCTGGCCAggtccctccccttccttcccctcagACAGGAGACCCAAACACACCTTGGTCTCCCCACTGCTGTCGGACTCCGACACCTGGTAGGTGAGGTCTGTCTCTTCAAAGCCGGTGGCACTCATTCTCTGGTCTGTGGTGGGGTCTGAGCGGGGTGGAGAGTCTGGCGAGTTGAGGCAGGTCTGAATCAGTGCCTTGCCAGTCTCACTGGTGATCATGGGCTGCAGTTTGCGGGTGGCAAAGGTATACACATGGCCTGTCTCACTGGCCACCAGCAACAGCACCTGTGTCCCTGTCAGCGTGGACAGCTCATAGGCCTGGGGGTAGGGGGGAGGAGATGGGTAGAACAGCAAAATGTTTAATCGCTACCTTCCTTGGCTAGCAGGAAAGAGGGAAGTACACAGTGATCTCAAGCTCCCACTCCCATAATGaccttcctctccagtgactcTAAGGGGGTCCTGTCTGAAGGATATCTGAAGGTTAGCTGAAGAGTAGAAAAACCCCATGCCCCTCCTTTGAGGAACAGCCCCACTGACCAGCAGATACCCCAAGCAAATAGTCACAGCTCCCAGTGACAGAGCATATAACCTCAGCAGACACAGAGTGGCCCAGGGAGCTGCTCCTCACTACAGCTTGGTGCCAGAGCCTCACGAAGAGATGGCTCCCACCACCTCATCACCATCACAGGGACCAGGATGAAGTCACTACTACACTGAGTGTCACATAGATGTCAGGGATAAGGAGCCACCTAAACTCCAAATGTCCCATATTTCTTTCCAGAAACTGCACAGGCACTAACCTGTTGCCATTTTGTCCTGCTCTATAGAACTCTGCTcccccttttcactttctttgtcttGATGAAACAAGTGTCTGGAGTGATGGGAGATGGCAGCTAGATTAGCAACTACTACCCTACCATaataccgactcgatggacatgcgtttgagcaagctccgggagttggtgatgggacagggaagcctggtgtgcttcagtccatggggtcacaaagagtcggacattaacTGAGCGATTGAATTGACCCTGCCATAAAGCCAGGAAGGGGCCTTCAAGGATGGCCCCATAGGTGGCATCCTCACTCCCAATAAAGTTCCACAACCCACTGGAAGCAGCCTTGGTTTCTATATGGGATGGATATAAACACCAGCCAATGTTTCCAGAGTTCAAGCTTCTTGTTTCCCAGTTACTCTGCTTCCATTCCTTCCCATATCTCCTATAGCCCAAAGATGACTCCTTTCCTCATTCTTTTCACTGGATAATCAGCTAGAAGAGGAGGCATTGCTAGGTACCTCTGCAAACCTTCTCCCCAAACTCCGTGCACCGATTTTTCCCTAGGGCTGGAAATCCCACTTATCCCAAGGGCAAATGGTTCTGAGGCCTGTCCTGCAGGGAGTGTGCCGGCTTCCAGTAGATGCATGAAGACCCATGGCCATCGCAGGACTTGGTTTCTGATGCTCAGGGTAGCATCCGTTTTCCTGCCCTGCTCCCTTAACTGGGGCTCTTGAGCCCCATTCGGTCATCAGCCCTGCCCGTCCTTCCAACCAACACCACTCTAGCGATGCCCACCTTCCTCCCACACATGTTCGCTCATTGTTGTTACACAGATCTAGCCTCCTCGCCCCCACACCTTCTTATCTGTTCCCTGCTTTTCCGGCGCCTTTCCCGGAACACCAGAGAGCACTGGACCTACTGACCCCCCGGCCTCATTCACCACCTCCCCGGGAGCCCTGCAGCCTCCCATCACCACTCTTCACTCCTCGGCTCTGCAAGGGCCGGGTTCCTCTCACGCGCCCGTCACTCCCACCTCGGCGCCTTTCCTCTTTTCCGGACATTCGCGgcatctcccctctccccacatttCCCTGGCGGCCCCTCCCCTTTCACCCTCCCGGGGCAACAGTCAACCCCTCCCACACACCTCCTGCGGACTCGCCGCCTCTCACCTCCGCCTCAGCTCTGCCTTCCTCCCGGGCTCCCCTTACGCGTCCCCACCCTCCTGGGCTCCCGTTGGCCGGCCAGCCTCCCAGCCCGGTACCTTCTTCATGATGCCCGTCTTCCTCTTGCTGAAGGTCGTGTAGCGCCGCAGCTTGTTGTCGATGAACTCCATCTTGATCTTCACGCGGCCCCGAGTCTTCTTACCCGGCTTGGCCCCGCTCACCGCTCCGCTCACCGGCCCGTAGCCCCCcgtggccgccgccgccgcctcgggCCCACCGACCACCACACCGAGCTCCATCTCGCTCAGGCTCCGCTTCAGGCCGCGCCGCTCGGCGCCCAGCTCCTCCTCTTCGCCCGACTCCGAGTCACCCTCGCTGCCGCTGTAGAGGGCCCCCGCGGTGGGCGCCGGGGTGGTTGTCGCTGCTGCTGCAGCCTCCCGCTCAAGGCGGCCCGGCCCAAGCCCCGCGCCGTTCCCGGGGACCCGGCCCCCGTTAGCCCCTCGAGTCCCGCCGCCTCCACCGCCCGGCCGCCCCGTCGGCGTCCGGTTCAGGCTGCCCCCCAGGGCTGAGCCCCGGCCCAGCGCCGCCGCGGCCCCAGCTTGGCTCGGTAACATGGCGCTCAATGCAGGAGGGCGGACGGGCAGTCAGCGAGGAAtcggagccgccgccgccgccgccatcgGCTTCCCGGCTCAACCCGGTGCTCCCGCTGCTGCTAATATCGCTATCGCTGCCGCCGCTACCGCTGCGAACCCGGGGCCCCTGCACGCCCGGGCCGACCTGGGCCCTCACTTTCCTGCCCCTGTGGCCCGGGTTGCCCCAGGCCGCGCGGAGCGCCCCCTGTCCGTACGCTAGGGCGGCGCGCCCGGCGGCCGTCAGCGTCCCCCGGGGGGCAGGGGCTGCCGGCCGCGGCCGAGACGGCGGGTGGAGGGGGCCGGGACCACGCGCTGGCGGCGAGGGATCCCCCGACCCTTCCCCCCATATAAAGAGATACAATGTTTCCTTTTATGGCGAGGCCGCTCCTTATATGGTGAGCCCCTGCACCCCCGCCCCATTGGTCCGCGGTTCCGGCACCTCCGCTCCCCATTGGCCCACAGGGGGCGCTTATTTGCATAGACATACCGAACTCGCTGCTGTCATCCCGCGTCAGACGGCGACTCCAAAAGGGGAGGAGCCGACGCCTcttaaaggaacaggagaggagGTACGACTCCGCCCCCCTGGCCAGAGAATGGTAGAGAGAGTTGGGAGGAacctgcagagagaaagcctggaagAGCACTGGAGCGCAGTCTTGCGGAGGATAGGAAGCCGCACTGGGAACTCGGCGCTGCAAGGGCTGGAAGCCAATTCTGGGATAGTCCCTGAGTGGATTGTGCGGATTGCAGTAAATTATATGCAGCCCAAATTCCCAGGGAGTACAGGGATTAGAGCACTTCCCCAAGCCTTCCTGAGGGAGTCAACGTTACTGGCCGAGCAGAGGGGGCTTGGGTCCCCGCTGTCCAGACTTGTTGCGCCGCGCGGCCTCTCGGCTCCACCaattcccctccccccaaccacttcctttccctttccctctcttttcaaGGCgacgacactttcccaccaggACGGCTCCCTTGTCCTCATTCATCATTCTCTATACTGGTTGCGGGGGGCGGGGATCTTTGGCAGACGTACATCTGGAAAAGACCCGGGGAGACAGTCGGCCTCCCGGTCGCcaatgggggcagggaggagagatgAAGATCTGTGAAGACTTCCAGCTGCGGCtggactgggggagggggtggtcccAGGGATAAAGCCCACCCCCAGTGCAGAGGCCTGGGAAAAAGTGTAGCGGAGCAGAAAGTTTAAGCAAGCAAGTGCACACACGcgcgccacacacacacacacacacacacacacacgctctctCCCACCCTTCTCTTAAAAACCAAGTAAAGCCCATagaaggggcggggggggggggcagttagACTGGAGTGCTGCAAAACCCAGGTTTACAGTCTGGGTCTGGTTCTTAGCTACAAGGCAGTGAAAGTAGCTTGAACTTCACTATTACAGAAATTATTAAAATCTGAAAGCTGCCTCTTCCTAGCCCTGCGCGTGGAAACAAGTGTTTGACCTCTCCAAACTCTACATGACTTCACTGTTGGTACTCATCCCTTGAAGTTCTTAATAAAGATTAGGTGAGATACAGATTAAAGTGCAGTGGTGGTCCAAGTGGTGAGGTAATCACCTTATGTTTAAGGGGATGGGAGAGAGTGGATTCCCACTTTAAATTactgtaaagattaaataaagtAGTCGGTGGTGAATCAAGTGGTAGTGATAGGTATATTTAGTATACTGCAATTTAGTATACTGCAACatgtaaattattattaatttaatggGTCtcacaaaaaaatgtaaatattacgGTGTAAAACttctctttgtattatttttagtttgAACAATAGTTGCCATTTTATAGGTCGAGGGTGGGACACTGTCAATTTCATACGGTTCAATGTGTGTGCGCTAGATAACAATGTCAACTGCATATCTTACTGTGAATTGCAATCCAAGActgaaaaatactgaaattaaGTATGTTCAAGATTTGTGAGatatcatgtgtatatatatacatacatacatgcacaaatATAACTAAAAACACAGCTTTTTCATCAAACCCCTAAATACAGGAATTAAGAGCCCTCCTCATCCCCCTTTCCtaatagttttttaaggagttttttccctcctcttttcctAATTTACTCCACACAACAGGTAGTTAAACATATGGAATGTGTAAGCTCAAGAGGAAGAACAGGTCAAATAGATAAATAGGTTCCAGACGGGTTTCAAGGGCCACAGATGGTTGCTTGGGGTCTGTCTGAACCTCACAGTCTTACCACAGCCGTCGAGATCTAAATACTTTTCTCTTTGAGACGCCTAGTTTAGACACATAAAGGGTGGGCAGCCCACTCAGCAGAGAACCACAGCTGTCTGCCACATCCACAGGGAAGGGGGTCCACAACGAGCATACTCGGCTTCCCTTCCCAGAGGTTTATGGTCTCCCATTTCACCCAACCCCCGTGTCAGTGGTACCACCAGTATTAGTGCCACAGCTCCTCTGCCAGCTTGCCATGGCTTCATCTTCATGACCCTTTGTAACCAGAGCTGGGGGGgacaaggggaaggaggagggtagACCACCCATATCCCATTATTGCAGGTTCAGGAAACAAAACTGCTGATTGTTGGATAAAGTTAAAGTGAAAACTGGTTcagggaccttcctggtggtacagtggataagatgcCATGCTCCccgtgcagggggcctgggtttgatccctggtcagggaactagataccacctgctgcaaagaagaTCGAATAGCCTGCCTACTGCAACTGAgaactggtgcagccaaattaaaaaaaggcaaacacagtgattaaaacaaacaaaaaaaggttcATAGGTGTGTATTATTTCAACCatagaatattttcaaatcagggtattttacataaaaatctgAATATACAGCCTTTCTCAAAAAATTGGAATTTTTAGCACCCCTGGACCTACGTGACCACAAGAACACAAAAGGCTGGAGGGCAGCTGAACGGTGGCCATAGAAGAGGCGTTTGCTCTCAGGTTCCCCACAGACTCTGCACAGCCCACTGAACTCAGATAAGTCCCCTTCCTGGCCTCCCTGGAATGTGAGTTTGGTGCCTCTCCGATAAGGCCTCGACCGCAGTATCCCCCTGTCCATCCAGACCATGAAGGACCTCCAGAAGGGCATCAAGATTCCAGCCAGCTCTCCTCATTCACCCTTCCCACCTGACCTTTCTTTCTCCCGATTTTTATCACCCAAATAAAATCAGAACAAATTTaagactgctttttaaaaattgctatcatcaaaaaaaaaaaagaaaaattgctaactctctgaaaatattttcatggaacttccctggtggcccagtagctaagactccgagctcccaacaCCGGGgctctggctccatccctggtcagggaactagattctacaAGCCACATCtgagcaaccaagacccagcacagccaaataagttggggcgaaaaaaattgttttcagacttccctggtagcgcagtagataagaatctgcccgccaatgcaggggacacaggtttg
The sequence above is a segment of the Capra hircus breed San Clemente chromosome 23, ASM170441v1, whole genome shotgun sequence genome. Coding sequences within it:
- the SRF gene encoding serum response factor is translated as MLPSQAGAAAALGRGSALGGSLNRTPTGRPGGGGGGTRGANGGRVPGNGAGLGPGRLEREAAAAATTTPAPTAGALYSGSEGDSESGEEEELGAERRGLKRSLSEMELGVVVGGPEAAAAATGGYGPVSGAVSGAKPGKKTRGRVKIKMEFIDNKLRRYTTFSKRKTGIMKKAYELSTLTGTQVLLLVASETGHVYTFATRKLQPMITSETGKALIQTCLNSPDSPPRSDPTTDQRMSATGFEETDLTYQVSESDSSGETKDTLKPAFTVTNLPGTTSTIQTAPSTSTTMQVSSGPSFPITNYLAPVSASVSPSAVSSANGTVLKSTGSGPVSSGGLMQLPTSFTLMPGGAVAQQVPVQAIQVHQAPQQASPSRDSSTDLTQTSSSGTVTLPATIMTSSVPTTVGGHMMYPSPHAVMYAPTSGLADGSLTVLNAFSQAPSTMQVSHSQVQEQGGVPQVFLTAPSGTVQIPVSAVQLHQMAVIGQQAGSSSNLTELQVVNLDAAHSTKSD